From Aquila chrysaetos chrysaetos chromosome 3, bAquChr1.4, whole genome shotgun sequence, the proteins below share one genomic window:
- the PLCG1 gene encoding 1-phosphatidylinositol 4,5-bisphosphate phosphodiesterase gamma-1 isoform X4: MAAGPGSGPGAPSEAEAAHLCRSLEVGTVMTLFYSKKSQRPERKTFQVKLETRQVTWSRGSEKIEGAVDIREIKEIRPGKNSRDFDRYQEDPCFRPDQSHCFVVLYGTEFRLKTLSLQATSEDEVNMWIKGLNWLVADTLRAATPLQIERWLRKQFYSLDRNREDRISAKDLKNMLSQVNYRVPNMRFLRERLTDVEQRNGDITYGQFAQLYRSLMFSAQKMMDVPFLERGGERSEHFRVSLLELQKFLLEYQRELWAADTLQVQEFMFNFLRDPLREIDEPYFSLDEFLTFLFSKENSIWNSQLDMVCLENMNNPLSHYWISSSHNTYLTGDQFSSESSLEAYARCLRMGCRCIELDCWDGPDGMPVIYHGHTLTTKIKFSDVLVTIKEHAFVTSDFPVILSIEDHCSIAQQRNMAQNFKKVFGDMLLTKPVDISADGLPSPNQLKRKILIKHKKLAEGSAYEELPTSVMYSENDISNSIKNGILYLEDPINHEWNPHYFVLTSSKIYYSGETTSDQGNEDEEEQKEVSNSTELHSTEKWFHGKLGAGRDGRHIAERLLTEYCIETGAPDGSFLVRESETFVGDYTLSFWRNGKVQHCRIHSRQDAGSPKFFLTDNLVFDSLYDLITHYQEVPLRCNEFEMRLTEPVPQTNAHESKEWYHANLTRAQAEHMLMRVPRDGAFLVRKRSEPSSYAISFRAEGKIKHCRVQQEGQTVLLGNSEFESLVDLISYYEKHPLYRKMKLRYPINEETLEKIGTAEPDYGALYEGRHPGFYVEANPMPTFKCAVKALFDYKAQREDELTFTKNAIIQNVEKQEGGWWRGDYGGKKQLWFPSNYVEEITGPSSLEPEREQLDENSPLGDLLGGVLDVPSCQIAIRPEGKNNRLFVFSISMASVSRLSLDVAADTHEDLLDWVKKIREAAQTADARLSEGKMMERRKKIALELSELVVYCRPVPFDEEKIGTERACYRDMSSFPETKAEKYVNKIKGKKFLQYNRLQLSRIYPKGQRLDSSNYDPLPMWICGSQLVALNFQTPDKPMQMNQALFMSSGQCGYVLQPANMRDDIFDPFDKSTLRGVEPLSISIEVLGARHLPKNGRGIVCPFVEVEVSGAEYDNAKQKTEIVADNGLNPLWTPKQFHFQVSNPDFAFLRFVVYEEDMFSDENFLAQATFLVKGLKTGFRAVPLKNNYSENLELASLLVKIDIFPSKENGEINLFSASALRERAGDASNQLLASRGREGSFDSRYQQPFEDFRVSQEQLADHFESRERRVLRRTRVNGDNRL; the protein is encoded by the exons TGGATATTCGTGAAATCAAAGAGATTCGTCCAGGAAAAAACTCACGTGACTTTGACCGGTACCAGGAGGATCCATGTTTCCGACCAGACCAGTCCCACTGCTTTGTTGTCCTCTATGGCACAGAATTCCGGCTGAAGACCCTCAGCTTGCAAG CCACTTCAGAAGATGAGGTCAATATGTGGATCAAGGGGTTGAACTGGCTGGTGGCAGACACTCTAAGGGCTGCCACTCCCCTGCAGATTGAAAG GTGGCTCCGGAAGCAATTCTACTCACTGGATCGTAACCGGGAAGACAG GATCTCTGCCAAGGATCTGAAGAACATGCTGTCTCAGGTCAACTACCGGGTCCCCAACATGAGGTTCCTGCGGGAGAGACTCACG GACGTGGAGCAGAGGAACGGGGATATCACGTATGGGCAGTTTGCACAGCTCTACCGCAGCCTGATGTTCAGCGCACAGAAAATG ATGGATGTCCCGTTCCTAGAAAG GGGTGGAGAAAGGTCCGAGCACTTCAGGGTGTCACTGCTGGAGTTGCAGAAGTTCTTGCTGGAGTACCAGAGG GAGCTCTGGGCTGCAGATACCCTTCAGGTACAGGAATTCATGTTCAACTTTCTGAGAGACCCTTTGAGGGAGATTGATGAGCCTTATTTCTCCCTGGATGAA TTTCTCACCTTCCTGTTTTCCAAAGAGAACAGCATCTGGAACTCGCAACTGGACATGGTGTGTCTGGAGAATATGAACAATCCCCTCTCCCATTACTGGATCTCCTCCTCACACAACAC GTACCTGACAGGGGATCAGTTCTCAAGCGAGTCCTCGCTGGAGGCGTACGCCCGCTGCTTGCGCATGGGATGCCGCTGTATTGAAT TGGATTGCTGGGACGGTCCCGATGGCATGCCGGTCATCTACCATGGACACACCTTAACCACCAAGATCAAGTTCTCTGATGTCTTGGTCACTATCAAGGAGCATGCCTTTGTCACCTCTGA TTTCCCCGTCATTCTGTCCATTGAGGACCACTGCAGCATTGCTCAGCAGAGGAACATGGCTCAGAATTTCAAGAAGGTCTTTGGGGACATGCTGTTGACCAAACCAGTAGATATTTCTGCTGACGGCCTTCCCTCTCCAAACCAGCTCAAGAGGAAGATTCTCATCAAG cacaagaagctggcagaGGGCAGTGCTTATGAGGAGTTACCCACGTCCGTAATGTATTCAGAGAATGACATCAGCAACTCCATCAAGAATGGGATCCTCTACCTGGAAGACCCCATTAATCAC GAGTGGAACCCACATTACTTTGTCCTGACCAGCAGCAAGATCTATTACTCTGGGGAGACAACCAGTGATCAAGGAAACGAGGATGAGGAAGAGCAAAAGGAG GTGAGCAACAGCACCGAGCTCCACTCCACGGAGAAGTGGTTTCACGGCAAGCTGGGAGCGGGACGCGACGGGCGGCACATCGCAGAGCGGCTTCTGACAGAGTACTGCATCGAGACGGGGGCTCCCGACGGCTCCTTCCTCGTCAGAGAGAGCGAGACCTTTGTTGGAGACTACACCCTCTCCTTCTG GCGCAACGGGAAGGTGCAGCACTGCCGGATCCACTCGCGGCAGGACGCCGGCAGCCCCAAGTTCTTCCTGACGGACAACCTGGTGTTCGACAGCCTCTACGACCTCATCACCCATTACCAGGAGGTGCCGCTGAGGTGCAACGAGTTTGAGATGAGGCTGACGGAGCCAGTGCCGCAGACCAATGCCCATGAGAGCAAAGA GTGGTACCACGCCAACCTCACCCGGGCCCAAGCTGAGCACATGCTGATGAGAGTGCCACGCGATGGAGCCTTCCTGGTGCGCAAGAGGAGTGAGCCCAGCTCCTACGCCATCTCCTTCAG GGCGGAAGGGAAGATCAAACACTGCCGAGTGCAGCAGGAGGGCCAGACTGTGCTGCTTGGCAACTCCGAGTTTGAGAGCCTGGTGGATTTGATCAGCTACTATGAAAAGCACCCACTGTACCGCAAGATGAAGCTGAGGTACCCCATCAACGAGGAGACGCTGGAGAAGATAGGGACAGCG GAGCCGGACTATGGAGCCCTTTATGAGGGACGCCACCCGGGGTTCTACGTGGAAGCCAACCCCATGCCCACCTTCAAG TGCGCAGTCAAAGCCCTGTTCGACTACAAGGCGCAGCGGGAGGACGAGCTCACCTTCACCAAAAATGCCATCATCCAGAATGTGGAGAAACAGGAAGGAGGCTG GTGGAGAGGAGATTATGGCGGCAAGAAGCAGCTGTGGTTCCCTTCCAACTACGTAGAGGAAATTACTGGTCCCAGCAGCCTGGAGCCAGAGCGGGAG cagctggatgagAACAGCCCCCTGGGAGACCTGCTCGGAGGTGTCCTGGACGTGCCCTCCTGCCAGATCG CCATCCGCCCCGAGGGGAAGAACAACCGCCTCTTCGTCTTCTCCATTAGCATGGCCTCAGTGTCACGCTTGTCCCTTGATGTGGCAGCCGATACGCATGAGGACTTGCTGGACTGGGTGAAGAAGATTCGGGAGGCAGCCCAGACGGCTGATGCACGG CTCTCCGAAGGGAAGAtgatggagaggaggaagaagattGCCCTGGAGCTTTCAGAGCTGGTGGTCTATTGCCGACCTGTGCCCTTTGATGAAGAGA AGATCGGCACAGAGAGGGCCTGTTACCGAGATATGTCCTCCTTCCCCGAGACCAAGGCAGAAAAGTATGTCAACAAGATCAAAGGCAAGAAGTTCCTGCAGTACAACCGCCTGCAGCTCTCCCGCATCTACCCCAAGGGCCAGCGTCTCGACTCCTCCAACTACGACCCCCTGCCCATGTGGATCTGCGGCAGCCAGCTGGTAGCACTCAACTTCCAGACCCCAG ATAAGCCCATGCAGATGAACCAGGCCTTGTTCATGTCCAGCGGCCAGTGTGGGTACGTCTTGCAGCCAGCCAACATGCGAGATGACATCTTCGACCCCTTCGACAAGAGCACGCTGCGGGGGGTTGAGCCGCTCTCCATCTCCATTGAG GTCCTGGGGGCCCGGCACCTTCCcaaaaatggaagaggaatCGTTTGTCCTTTCGTGGAGGTGGAGGTGTCCGGGGCTGAGTATGACAACGCCAAGCAGAAAACCGAGATTGTGG CGGACAATGGCCTGAACCCTCTCTGGACCCCGAAGCAGTTCCACTTTCAGGTCAGCAACCCTGACTTTGCCTTCCTCCGCTTCGTGGTGTACGAGGAGGACATGTTCAGCGATGAGAACTTCCTGGCTCAGGCCACCTTCCTGGTGAAAGGCTTGAAGACGG GTTTCCGAGCTGTACCCCTGAAGAACAACTACAGCGAGAACCTGGAGCTGGCTTCCCTGCTCGTCAAGATAGACATTTTCCCGAGCAAG GAGAATGGCGAAATAAACCTCTTCAGTGCTTCAGCCCTACGGGAACGAGCAGGGGATGCTTCCAATCAGCTGCTGGcaagcagaggcagagaggggTCCTTCGATTCGCGGTACCAGCAGCCCTTCGAGGACTTCCGTGTGTCGCAGGAGCAGCTGGCTGACCACTTTGAGAGCCGGGAGCGAAG GGTACTGCGGAGGACCCGGGTCAACGGGGACAACCGGCTGTAG
- the PLCG1 gene encoding 1-phosphatidylinositol 4,5-bisphosphate phosphodiesterase gamma-1 isoform X2 has translation MAAGPGSGPGAPSEAEAAHLCRSLEVGTVMTLFYSKKSQRPERKTFQVKLETRQVTWSRGSEKIEGAVDIREIKEIRPGKNSRDFDRYQEDPCFRPDQSHCFVVLYGTEFRLKTLSLQATSEDEVNMWIKGLNWLVADTLRAATPLQIERWLRKQFYSLDRNREDRISAKDLKNMLSQVNYRVPNMRFLRERLTDVEQRNGDITYGQFAQLYRSLMFSAQKMMDVPFLERGGERSEHFRVSLLELQKFLLEYQRELWAADTLQVQEFMFNFLRDPLREIDEPYFSLDEFLTFLFSKENSIWNSQLDMVCLENMNNPLSHYWISSSHNTYLTGDQFSSESSLEAYARCLRMGCRCIELDCWDGPDGMPVIYHGHTLTTKIKFSDVLVTIKEHAFVTSDFPVILSIEDHCSIAQQRNMAQNFKKVFGDMLLTKPVDISADGLPSPNQLKRKILIKHKKLAEGSAYEELPTSVMYSENDISNSIKNGILYLEDPINHEWNPHYFVLTSSKIYYSGETTSDQGNEDEEEQKEVSNSTELHSTEKWFHGKLGAGRDGRHIAERLLTEYCIETGAPDGSFLVRESETFVGDYTLSFWRNGKVQHCRIHSRQDAGSPKFFLTDNLVFDSLYDLITHYQEVPLRCNEFEMRLTEPVPQTNAHESKEWYHANLTRAQAEHMLMRVPRDGAFLVRKRSEPSSYAISFRAEGKIKHCRVQQEGQTVLLGNSEFESLVDLISYYEKHPLYRKMKLRYPINEETLEKIGTAEPDYGALYEGRHPGFYVEANPMPTFKCAVKALFDYKAQREDELTFTKNAIIQNVEKQEGGWWRGDYGGKKQLWFPSNYVEEITGPSSLEPEREQLDENSPLGDLLGGVLDVPSCQIAIRPEGKNNRLFVFSISMASVSRLSLDVAADTHEDLLDWVKKIREAAQTADARLSEGKMMERRKKIALELSELVVYCRPVPFDEEKIGTERACYRDMSSFPETKAEKYVNKIKGKKFLQYNRLQLSRIYPKGQRLDSSNYDPLPMWICGSQLVALNFQTPDKPMQMNQALFMSSGQCGYVLQPANMRDDIFDPFDKSTLRGVEPLSISIEVLGARHLPKNGRGIVCPFVEVEVSGAEYDNAKQKTEIVADNGLNPLWTPKQFHFQVSNPDFAFLRFVVYEEDMFSDENFLAQATFLVKGLKTGFRAVPLKNNYSENLELASLLVKIDIFPSKQENGEINLFSASALRERAGDASNQLLASRGREGSFDSRYQQPFEDFRVSQEQLADHFESRERRVLRRTRVNGDNRL, from the exons TGGATATTCGTGAAATCAAAGAGATTCGTCCAGGAAAAAACTCACGTGACTTTGACCGGTACCAGGAGGATCCATGTTTCCGACCAGACCAGTCCCACTGCTTTGTTGTCCTCTATGGCACAGAATTCCGGCTGAAGACCCTCAGCTTGCAAG CCACTTCAGAAGATGAGGTCAATATGTGGATCAAGGGGTTGAACTGGCTGGTGGCAGACACTCTAAGGGCTGCCACTCCCCTGCAGATTGAAAG GTGGCTCCGGAAGCAATTCTACTCACTGGATCGTAACCGGGAAGACAG GATCTCTGCCAAGGATCTGAAGAACATGCTGTCTCAGGTCAACTACCGGGTCCCCAACATGAGGTTCCTGCGGGAGAGACTCACG GACGTGGAGCAGAGGAACGGGGATATCACGTATGGGCAGTTTGCACAGCTCTACCGCAGCCTGATGTTCAGCGCACAGAAAATG ATGGATGTCCCGTTCCTAGAAAG GGGTGGAGAAAGGTCCGAGCACTTCAGGGTGTCACTGCTGGAGTTGCAGAAGTTCTTGCTGGAGTACCAGAGG GAGCTCTGGGCTGCAGATACCCTTCAGGTACAGGAATTCATGTTCAACTTTCTGAGAGACCCTTTGAGGGAGATTGATGAGCCTTATTTCTCCCTGGATGAA TTTCTCACCTTCCTGTTTTCCAAAGAGAACAGCATCTGGAACTCGCAACTGGACATGGTGTGTCTGGAGAATATGAACAATCCCCTCTCCCATTACTGGATCTCCTCCTCACACAACAC GTACCTGACAGGGGATCAGTTCTCAAGCGAGTCCTCGCTGGAGGCGTACGCCCGCTGCTTGCGCATGGGATGCCGCTGTATTGAAT TGGATTGCTGGGACGGTCCCGATGGCATGCCGGTCATCTACCATGGACACACCTTAACCACCAAGATCAAGTTCTCTGATGTCTTGGTCACTATCAAGGAGCATGCCTTTGTCACCTCTGA TTTCCCCGTCATTCTGTCCATTGAGGACCACTGCAGCATTGCTCAGCAGAGGAACATGGCTCAGAATTTCAAGAAGGTCTTTGGGGACATGCTGTTGACCAAACCAGTAGATATTTCTGCTGACGGCCTTCCCTCTCCAAACCAGCTCAAGAGGAAGATTCTCATCAAG cacaagaagctggcagaGGGCAGTGCTTATGAGGAGTTACCCACGTCCGTAATGTATTCAGAGAATGACATCAGCAACTCCATCAAGAATGGGATCCTCTACCTGGAAGACCCCATTAATCAC GAGTGGAACCCACATTACTTTGTCCTGACCAGCAGCAAGATCTATTACTCTGGGGAGACAACCAGTGATCAAGGAAACGAGGATGAGGAAGAGCAAAAGGAG GTGAGCAACAGCACCGAGCTCCACTCCACGGAGAAGTGGTTTCACGGCAAGCTGGGAGCGGGACGCGACGGGCGGCACATCGCAGAGCGGCTTCTGACAGAGTACTGCATCGAGACGGGGGCTCCCGACGGCTCCTTCCTCGTCAGAGAGAGCGAGACCTTTGTTGGAGACTACACCCTCTCCTTCTG GCGCAACGGGAAGGTGCAGCACTGCCGGATCCACTCGCGGCAGGACGCCGGCAGCCCCAAGTTCTTCCTGACGGACAACCTGGTGTTCGACAGCCTCTACGACCTCATCACCCATTACCAGGAGGTGCCGCTGAGGTGCAACGAGTTTGAGATGAGGCTGACGGAGCCAGTGCCGCAGACCAATGCCCATGAGAGCAAAGA GTGGTACCACGCCAACCTCACCCGGGCCCAAGCTGAGCACATGCTGATGAGAGTGCCACGCGATGGAGCCTTCCTGGTGCGCAAGAGGAGTGAGCCCAGCTCCTACGCCATCTCCTTCAG GGCGGAAGGGAAGATCAAACACTGCCGAGTGCAGCAGGAGGGCCAGACTGTGCTGCTTGGCAACTCCGAGTTTGAGAGCCTGGTGGATTTGATCAGCTACTATGAAAAGCACCCACTGTACCGCAAGATGAAGCTGAGGTACCCCATCAACGAGGAGACGCTGGAGAAGATAGGGACAGCG GAGCCGGACTATGGAGCCCTTTATGAGGGACGCCACCCGGGGTTCTACGTGGAAGCCAACCCCATGCCCACCTTCAAG TGCGCAGTCAAAGCCCTGTTCGACTACAAGGCGCAGCGGGAGGACGAGCTCACCTTCACCAAAAATGCCATCATCCAGAATGTGGAGAAACAGGAAGGAGGCTG GTGGAGAGGAGATTATGGCGGCAAGAAGCAGCTGTGGTTCCCTTCCAACTACGTAGAGGAAATTACTGGTCCCAGCAGCCTGGAGCCAGAGCGGGAG cagctggatgagAACAGCCCCCTGGGAGACCTGCTCGGAGGTGTCCTGGACGTGCCCTCCTGCCAGATCG CCATCCGCCCCGAGGGGAAGAACAACCGCCTCTTCGTCTTCTCCATTAGCATGGCCTCAGTGTCACGCTTGTCCCTTGATGTGGCAGCCGATACGCATGAGGACTTGCTGGACTGGGTGAAGAAGATTCGGGAGGCAGCCCAGACGGCTGATGCACGG CTCTCCGAAGGGAAGAtgatggagaggaggaagaagattGCCCTGGAGCTTTCAGAGCTGGTGGTCTATTGCCGACCTGTGCCCTTTGATGAAGAGA AGATCGGCACAGAGAGGGCCTGTTACCGAGATATGTCCTCCTTCCCCGAGACCAAGGCAGAAAAGTATGTCAACAAGATCAAAGGCAAGAAGTTCCTGCAGTACAACCGCCTGCAGCTCTCCCGCATCTACCCCAAGGGCCAGCGTCTCGACTCCTCCAACTACGACCCCCTGCCCATGTGGATCTGCGGCAGCCAGCTGGTAGCACTCAACTTCCAGACCCCAG ATAAGCCCATGCAGATGAACCAGGCCTTGTTCATGTCCAGCGGCCAGTGTGGGTACGTCTTGCAGCCAGCCAACATGCGAGATGACATCTTCGACCCCTTCGACAAGAGCACGCTGCGGGGGGTTGAGCCGCTCTCCATCTCCATTGAG GTCCTGGGGGCCCGGCACCTTCCcaaaaatggaagaggaatCGTTTGTCCTTTCGTGGAGGTGGAGGTGTCCGGGGCTGAGTATGACAACGCCAAGCAGAAAACCGAGATTGTGG CGGACAATGGCCTGAACCCTCTCTGGACCCCGAAGCAGTTCCACTTTCAGGTCAGCAACCCTGACTTTGCCTTCCTCCGCTTCGTGGTGTACGAGGAGGACATGTTCAGCGATGAGAACTTCCTGGCTCAGGCCACCTTCCTGGTGAAAGGCTTGAAGACGG GTTTCCGAGCTGTACCCCTGAAGAACAACTACAGCGAGAACCTGGAGCTGGCTTCCCTGCTCGTCAAGATAGACATTTTCCCGAGCAAG CAGGAGAATGGCGAAATAAACCTCTTCAGTGCTTCAGCCCTACGGGAACGAGCAGGGGATGCTTCCAATCAGCTGCTGGcaagcagaggcagagaggggTCCTTCGATTCGCGGTACCAGCAGCCCTTCGAGGACTTCCGTGTGTCGCAGGAGCAGCTGGCTGACCACTTTGAGAGCCGGGAGCGAAG GGTACTGCGGAGGACCCGGGTCAACGGGGACAACCGGCTGTAG